One window from the genome of Manis pentadactyla isolate mManPen7 chromosome 15, mManPen7.hap1, whole genome shotgun sequence encodes:
- the MT4 gene encoding metallothionein-4 produces MDPGECNCMSGGICICGDNCKCTTCNCKTCRKSCCSCCPPGCAKCAQGCVCKGGSDKCSCCP; encoded by the exons ATGGACCCTGGGGAATGTAACTGCATGTCTG GAGGAATTTGCATCTGTGGAGACAACTGCAAATGCACAACTTGCAACTGTAAAACATGTCGGAAAA GCTGCTGTTCCTGCTGCCCCCCGGGCTGTGCCAAGTGTGCCCAGGGCTGCGTCTGCAAAGGGGGCTCAGACAAGTGCAGCTGCTGCCCCTGA
- the LOC118910165 gene encoding metallothionein-3: MRAPAWGYKSLATCCRKCVQLPGEASSPPPAAAPLDMDPETCSCPTGGSCTCAGSCKCEGCKCTSCKKSCCSCCPAECEKCAKDCVCKGGEGAKAEAEKCSCCQ, encoded by the exons ATGCGCGCCCCCGCCTGGGGCTATAAAAGCCTCGCCACCTGCTGCCGCAAGTGCGTCCAGTTGCCGGGAGAAGCCAGTTCACCTCCTCCAGCAGCAGCTCCTCTCGACATGGACCCTGAGACCTGCTCCTGTCCTACTG GTGGCTCCTGCACCTGCGCTGGCTCCTGCAAGTGCGAAGGATGCAAATGCACTTCCTGCAAGAAGA GCTGTTGTTCCTGCTGCCCTGCAGAGTGTGAGAAATGTGCCAAGGATTGCGTGTGCAAAGGTGGAGAGGGGGCCAAAGCAGAGGCGGAGAAATGCAGCTGCTGCCAATGA